The proteins below come from a single Vanacampus margaritifer isolate UIUO_Vmar chromosome 10, RoL_Vmar_1.0, whole genome shotgun sequence genomic window:
- the map7d3 gene encoding uncharacterized protein map7d3 isoform X11 yields the protein MAEATVSLKDLRSQMAAAAQAQAEERRSLAVSPAPPANAAAKAQGCRPVLDGGTLRVDDRLRVAKERREEADRQQALRESQIMERERKAKMQVERQQEERHKKATEQRRKEEQKRLAVEEKRKQKQEEEKEHYEAVMRRTLERSQRADQRQKRWSWGGLSTDSDGRTGDSDAGASSPVTIVVSTSSPEKPPRNRQDKRSTSTANLKQPAEASISKRLSSSSATLVKSPDKSLKSRSSSCNRLPRKDSAAKEEGKKLQADPTASATPLHPPRGPLRSRSIDRQKNGMTTSVSADGALDPSLNKQEKTFTSSGRQRPPSPSIPMGRTRSPSPAPKPSPKRTPSPAASKQNSKARPPSPATKHPSSPQPTSAKPPPIQKPALTPPGPPTLRKRDSRSKDMLLPLQPGVPQATDSSKSKEKDDSKTGTNSAAEAAKLLAEHRRQMREQKEKDEQLRIQREEEEKLRKEEEQCLAEEARLKRQEEEKQLAEERKLKEEEEAQRAEEERERLEAEEAVKQAELQKEREEAEAKALEEAERVRQERERIMQQNQQERMERKKRIEEIMKRTRKGDGNDFKRDDDKDQEDNEDGMDMMSFDAKSEEGPMGDVAMEMHNCGDGVPQREEPLGCLNGRGETDDKENNNAPDDTQAVSPVSKSRLLEGSEFQNEQDSAKVDLVSGLGGKSNPWSFEDLMDRNSKTHALIEAEDCNPVLINCDGSDGTKGSPVNSLHSSSQAMEALSEI from the exons ATGGCGGAGGCCACAGTGAGTCTTAAAGACTTGCGGAGCCAAATGG CTGCAGCTGCGCAGGCCCAAGCCGAGGAGCGGCGCAGCCTGGCCGTGAGTCCAGCACCTCCAGCAAACGCAGCAGCCAAAGCTCAGGGCTGTCGGCCAG tcctCGACGGCGGCACACTTCGAGTAGACGATCGACTGCGGGTAGCAAAAGAGAGACGAGAGGAGGCAGACAGGCAACAAG CTTTGCGTGAGTCTCAGATCATGGAGCGCGAGCGCAAAGCTAAGATGCAAGTGGAGCGCCAGCAGGAGGAACGTCACAAGAAAGCGACGGAGCAGCGAAGGAAAGAGGAGCAGAAGCGTCTGGCTGTGGAGGAGAAGAGGAAGCAGaaacaggaggaggagaag GAGCATTACGAGGCAGTGATGAGACGAACGTTAGAGCGAAGCCAGCGGGCCGACCAGAGACAGAAGAGATGGTCCTGGGGAGGATTGTCAACGGACTCAGATGGGCGAACAG GAGACTCGGATGCAGGCGCCTCATCTCCAGTAACTATAGTAGTCTCGACTTCTTCACCAGAAAAGCCTCCAAGGAACCGACAAG ACAAGCGCTCCACATCCACCGCCAACCTCAAACAGCCGGCGGAGGCTAGCATCAGCAAACGCCTATCCTCGTCCTCCGCCACCCTCGTCAAATCTCCTGACAAAA GTTTAAAATCCAGGAGTTCGTCTTGTAACCGTTTACCTCGGAAAGACAGTGCCGCTAAGGAGGAAGGCAAAAAGCTGCAGGCAGACCCGACAG CATCTGCCACGCCCCTACACCCGCCACGCGGGCCATTGCGCAGTCGCAGCATCGACCGGCAGAAAAACGGCATGACCACCTCCGTGTCTGCAGACGGCGCCCTCGACCCCTCGCTG AACAAGCAGGAAAAAACGTTTACCTCGTCCGGGCGGCAACGCCCGCCCTCTCCATCCATCCCCATGGGACGTACCCGCTCGCCATCCCCCGCCCCAAAACCGTCTCCAAAGAGGACTCCTTCTCCAGCAGCATCAAA GCAGAATTCAAAGGCTCGTCCACCCTCACCTGCAACAAAACATCCCTCATCCCCTCAGCCGACGTCAGCGAAACCCCCTCCCATCCAGAAACCAGCCCTCACCCCACCAGGGCCCCCTACCTTGCGAAAGAGGGACTCCCGTTCCAAGGACATGTTGTTACCTCTACAACCTGGCGTGCCACAGGCGACTGACTCCAGCAAGTCCAAGGAGAAAGACG ATTCTAAGACGGGAACCAATTCTGCTGCCGAGGCAGCCAAGCTGTTGGCGGAGCACCGCAGACAGATGCGTGAGCAGAAGGAGAAAGACGAACAACTCAGGATACAGcgggaagaagaggaaaa GCTCAGGAAAGAGGAGGAGCAGTGTCTGGCAGAGGAGGCTCGCCTGAAGCGCCAAGAGGAGGAGAAGCAGCTGGCGGAGGAGAGAAAGttgaaggaagaggaggaggcgcaAAGAGCGGAGGAAGAGCGGGAGAGACTGGAAGCCGAGGAGGCCGTGAAGCAGGCGGAGCTGCAGAAGGAGCGGGAGGAGGCGGAGGCCAAAGCCCTGGAGGAGGCCGAGAGGGTCCGCCAGGAGCGCGAGCGCATCATGCAGCAGAACCAGCAAGAGCGGATGGAAAGGAAGAAG AGAATTGAAGAAATAATGAAGAGAACTAGGAAAGGAGATGGAAATGACTTCAAG AGAGACGATGACAAGGACCAGGAAGACAATGAAGATGGAATGGACATGATGAGCTTTGATGCAAAGA GTGAAGAAGGTCCGATGGGGGACGTTGCCATGGAGATGCACAACTGTGGCGATGGAGTGCCACAGAGAGAAGAACCGCTGGGCTGCCTGAACGGACGAGGAGAAACGGACGACAAGGAGAACAACAACGCCCCGGACGACACTCAAGCAGTCAG TCCGGTTTCAAAGAGCCGTCTGTTGGAGGGCTCGGAGTTCCAGAACGAGCAGGACTCGGCCAAAGTGGACCTGGTGTCGGGCCTGGGCGGCAAGTCCAACCCGTGGAGCTTTGAGGATCTCATGGACCGCAACTCCAAGACTCACGCCCTCATCGAGGCCGAGGACTGCAACCCGGTCCTGATCAACTGTGACGGGTCGGACGGCACCAAAGGAAGCCCCGTGAACTCCCTGCATTCCTCCAGTCAAGCCATGGAGGCTCTTTCGG AGATCTGA
- the map7d3 gene encoding MAP7 domain-containing protein 2 isoform X14, with protein MAEATVSLKDLRSQMAAAAQAQAEERRSLAVSPAPPANAAAKAQGCRPVLDGGTLRVDDRLRVAKERREEADRQQALRESQIMERERKAKMQVERQQEERHKKATEQRRKEEQKRLAVEEKRKQKQEEEKEHYEAVMRRTLERSQRADQRQKRWSWGGLSTDSDGRTGDSDAGASSPVTIVVSTSSPEKPPRNRQDKRSTSTANLKQPAEASISKRLSSSSATLVKSPDKTSATPLHPPRGPLRSRSIDRQKNGMTTSVSADGALDPSLNKQEKTFTSSGRQRPPSPSIPMGRTRSPSPAPKPSPKRTPSPAASKQNSKARPPSPATKHPSSPQPTSAKPPPIQKPALTPPGPPTLRKRDSRSKDMLLPLQPGVPQATDSSKSKEKDDSKTGTNSAAEAAKLLAEHRRQMREQKEKDEQLRIQREEEEKLRKEEEQCLAEEARLKRQEEEKQLAEERKLKEEEEAQRAEEERERLEAEEAVKQAELQKEREEAEAKALEEAERVRQERERIMQQNQQERMERKKRIEEIMKRTRKGDGNDFKRDDDKDQEDNEDGMDMMSFDAKSEEGPMGDVAMEMHNCGDGVPQREEPLGCLNGRGETDDKENNNAPDDTQAVSPVSKSRLLEGSEFQNEQDSAKVDLVSGLGGKSNPWSFEDLMDRNSKTHALIEAEDCNPVLINCDGSDGTKGSPVNSLHSSSQAMEALSEI; from the exons ATGGCGGAGGCCACAGTGAGTCTTAAAGACTTGCGGAGCCAAATGG CTGCAGCTGCGCAGGCCCAAGCCGAGGAGCGGCGCAGCCTGGCCGTGAGTCCAGCACCTCCAGCAAACGCAGCAGCCAAAGCTCAGGGCTGTCGGCCAG tcctCGACGGCGGCACACTTCGAGTAGACGATCGACTGCGGGTAGCAAAAGAGAGACGAGAGGAGGCAGACAGGCAACAAG CTTTGCGTGAGTCTCAGATCATGGAGCGCGAGCGCAAAGCTAAGATGCAAGTGGAGCGCCAGCAGGAGGAACGTCACAAGAAAGCGACGGAGCAGCGAAGGAAAGAGGAGCAGAAGCGTCTGGCTGTGGAGGAGAAGAGGAAGCAGaaacaggaggaggagaag GAGCATTACGAGGCAGTGATGAGACGAACGTTAGAGCGAAGCCAGCGGGCCGACCAGAGACAGAAGAGATGGTCCTGGGGAGGATTGTCAACGGACTCAGATGGGCGAACAG GAGACTCGGATGCAGGCGCCTCATCTCCAGTAACTATAGTAGTCTCGACTTCTTCACCAGAAAAGCCTCCAAGGAACCGACAAG ACAAGCGCTCCACATCCACCGCCAACCTCAAACAGCCGGCGGAGGCTAGCATCAGCAAACGCCTATCCTCGTCCTCCGCCACCCTCGTCAAATCTCCTGACAAAA CATCTGCCACGCCCCTACACCCGCCACGCGGGCCATTGCGCAGTCGCAGCATCGACCGGCAGAAAAACGGCATGACCACCTCCGTGTCTGCAGACGGCGCCCTCGACCCCTCGCTG AACAAGCAGGAAAAAACGTTTACCTCGTCCGGGCGGCAACGCCCGCCCTCTCCATCCATCCCCATGGGACGTACCCGCTCGCCATCCCCCGCCCCAAAACCGTCTCCAAAGAGGACTCCTTCTCCAGCAGCATCAAA GCAGAATTCAAAGGCTCGTCCACCCTCACCTGCAACAAAACATCCCTCATCCCCTCAGCCGACGTCAGCGAAACCCCCTCCCATCCAGAAACCAGCCCTCACCCCACCAGGGCCCCCTACCTTGCGAAAGAGGGACTCCCGTTCCAAGGACATGTTGTTACCTCTACAACCTGGCGTGCCACAGGCGACTGACTCCAGCAAGTCCAAGGAGAAAGACG ATTCTAAGACGGGAACCAATTCTGCTGCCGAGGCAGCCAAGCTGTTGGCGGAGCACCGCAGACAGATGCGTGAGCAGAAGGAGAAAGACGAACAACTCAGGATACAGcgggaagaagaggaaaa GCTCAGGAAAGAGGAGGAGCAGTGTCTGGCAGAGGAGGCTCGCCTGAAGCGCCAAGAGGAGGAGAAGCAGCTGGCGGAGGAGAGAAAGttgaaggaagaggaggaggcgcaAAGAGCGGAGGAAGAGCGGGAGAGACTGGAAGCCGAGGAGGCCGTGAAGCAGGCGGAGCTGCAGAAGGAGCGGGAGGAGGCGGAGGCCAAAGCCCTGGAGGAGGCCGAGAGGGTCCGCCAGGAGCGCGAGCGCATCATGCAGCAGAACCAGCAAGAGCGGATGGAAAGGAAGAAG AGAATTGAAGAAATAATGAAGAGAACTAGGAAAGGAGATGGAAATGACTTCAAG AGAGACGATGACAAGGACCAGGAAGACAATGAAGATGGAATGGACATGATGAGCTTTGATGCAAAGA GTGAAGAAGGTCCGATGGGGGACGTTGCCATGGAGATGCACAACTGTGGCGATGGAGTGCCACAGAGAGAAGAACCGCTGGGCTGCCTGAACGGACGAGGAGAAACGGACGACAAGGAGAACAACAACGCCCCGGACGACACTCAAGCAGTCAG TCCGGTTTCAAAGAGCCGTCTGTTGGAGGGCTCGGAGTTCCAGAACGAGCAGGACTCGGCCAAAGTGGACCTGGTGTCGGGCCTGGGCGGCAAGTCCAACCCGTGGAGCTTTGAGGATCTCATGGACCGCAACTCCAAGACTCACGCCCTCATCGAGGCCGAGGACTGCAACCCGGTCCTGATCAACTGTGACGGGTCGGACGGCACCAAAGGAAGCCCCGTGAACTCCCTGCATTCCTCCAGTCAAGCCATGGAGGCTCTTTCGG AGATCTGA
- the map7d3 gene encoding uncharacterized protein map7d3 isoform X12 yields MAEATVSLKDLRSQMAAAAQAQAEERRSLAVSPAPPANAAAKAQGCRPVLDGGTLRVDDRLRVAKERREEADRQQALRESQIMERERKAKMQVERQQEERHKKATEQRRKEEQKRLAVEEKRKQKQEEEKEHYEAVMRRTLERSQRADQRQKRWSWGGLSTDSDGRTDKRSTSTANLKQPAEASISKRLSSSSATLVKSPDKTRKQATCTVDGGGVISRLLTPTQASLARSKSAAALSPEGTDAAECHLCPRSASATPLHPPRGPLRSRSIDRQKNGMTTSVSADGALDPSLNKQEKTFTSSGRQRPPSPSIPMGRTRSPSPAPKPSPKRTPSPAASKQNSKARPPSPATKHPSSPQPTSAKPPPIQKPALTPPGPPTLRKRDSRSKDMLLPLQPGVPQATDSSKSKEKDDSKTGTNSAAEAAKLLAEHRRQMREQKEKDEQLRIQREEEEKLRKEEEQCLAEEARLKRQEEEKQLAEERKLKEEEEAQRAEEERERLEAEEAVKQAELQKEREEAEAKALEEAERVRQERERIMQQNQQERMERKKRIEEIMKRTRKGDGNDFKRDDDKDQEDNEDGMDMMSFDAKSEEGPMGDVAMEMHNCGDGVPQREEPLGCLNGRGETDDKENNNAPDDTQAVSPVSKSRLLEGSEFQNEQDSAKVDLVSGLGGKSNPWSFEDLMDRNSKTHALIEAEDCNPVLINCDGSDGTKGSPVNSLHSSSQAMEALSEI; encoded by the exons ATGGCGGAGGCCACAGTGAGTCTTAAAGACTTGCGGAGCCAAATGG CTGCAGCTGCGCAGGCCCAAGCCGAGGAGCGGCGCAGCCTGGCCGTGAGTCCAGCACCTCCAGCAAACGCAGCAGCCAAAGCTCAGGGCTGTCGGCCAG tcctCGACGGCGGCACACTTCGAGTAGACGATCGACTGCGGGTAGCAAAAGAGAGACGAGAGGAGGCAGACAGGCAACAAG CTTTGCGTGAGTCTCAGATCATGGAGCGCGAGCGCAAAGCTAAGATGCAAGTGGAGCGCCAGCAGGAGGAACGTCACAAGAAAGCGACGGAGCAGCGAAGGAAAGAGGAGCAGAAGCGTCTGGCTGTGGAGGAGAAGAGGAAGCAGaaacaggaggaggagaag GAGCATTACGAGGCAGTGATGAGACGAACGTTAGAGCGAAGCCAGCGGGCCGACCAGAGACAGAAGAGATGGTCCTGGGGAGGATTGTCAACGGACTCAGATGGGCGAACAG ACAAGCGCTCCACATCCACCGCCAACCTCAAACAGCCGGCGGAGGCTAGCATCAGCAAACGCCTATCCTCGTCCTCCGCCACCCTCGTCAAATCTCCTGACAAAA CTCGCAAGCAAGCGACTTGCACTGTGGACGGAGGAGGGGTCATTAGTCGCCTGCTCACTCCCACCCAGGCCTCACTAGCTAGGAGCAAGAGTGCTGCCGCCCTTTCCCCTGAAGGAACAGATGCTGCAG AGTGTCACCTGTGTCCTCGCTCAGCATCTGCCACGCCCCTACACCCGCCACGCGGGCCATTGCGCAGTCGCAGCATCGACCGGCAGAAAAACGGCATGACCACCTCCGTGTCTGCAGACGGCGCCCTCGACCCCTCGCTG AACAAGCAGGAAAAAACGTTTACCTCGTCCGGGCGGCAACGCCCGCCCTCTCCATCCATCCCCATGGGACGTACCCGCTCGCCATCCCCCGCCCCAAAACCGTCTCCAAAGAGGACTCCTTCTCCAGCAGCATCAAA GCAGAATTCAAAGGCTCGTCCACCCTCACCTGCAACAAAACATCCCTCATCCCCTCAGCCGACGTCAGCGAAACCCCCTCCCATCCAGAAACCAGCCCTCACCCCACCAGGGCCCCCTACCTTGCGAAAGAGGGACTCCCGTTCCAAGGACATGTTGTTACCTCTACAACCTGGCGTGCCACAGGCGACTGACTCCAGCAAGTCCAAGGAGAAAGACG ATTCTAAGACGGGAACCAATTCTGCTGCCGAGGCAGCCAAGCTGTTGGCGGAGCACCGCAGACAGATGCGTGAGCAGAAGGAGAAAGACGAACAACTCAGGATACAGcgggaagaagaggaaaa GCTCAGGAAAGAGGAGGAGCAGTGTCTGGCAGAGGAGGCTCGCCTGAAGCGCCAAGAGGAGGAGAAGCAGCTGGCGGAGGAGAGAAAGttgaaggaagaggaggaggcgcaAAGAGCGGAGGAAGAGCGGGAGAGACTGGAAGCCGAGGAGGCCGTGAAGCAGGCGGAGCTGCAGAAGGAGCGGGAGGAGGCGGAGGCCAAAGCCCTGGAGGAGGCCGAGAGGGTCCGCCAGGAGCGCGAGCGCATCATGCAGCAGAACCAGCAAGAGCGGATGGAAAGGAAGAAG AGAATTGAAGAAATAATGAAGAGAACTAGGAAAGGAGATGGAAATGACTTCAAG AGAGACGATGACAAGGACCAGGAAGACAATGAAGATGGAATGGACATGATGAGCTTTGATGCAAAGA GTGAAGAAGGTCCGATGGGGGACGTTGCCATGGAGATGCACAACTGTGGCGATGGAGTGCCACAGAGAGAAGAACCGCTGGGCTGCCTGAACGGACGAGGAGAAACGGACGACAAGGAGAACAACAACGCCCCGGACGACACTCAAGCAGTCAG TCCGGTTTCAAAGAGCCGTCTGTTGGAGGGCTCGGAGTTCCAGAACGAGCAGGACTCGGCCAAAGTGGACCTGGTGTCGGGCCTGGGCGGCAAGTCCAACCCGTGGAGCTTTGAGGATCTCATGGACCGCAACTCCAAGACTCACGCCCTCATCGAGGCCGAGGACTGCAACCCGGTCCTGATCAACTGTGACGGGTCGGACGGCACCAAAGGAAGCCCCGTGAACTCCCTGCATTCCTCCAGTCAAGCCATGGAGGCTCTTTCGG AGATCTGA
- the map7d3 gene encoding uncharacterized protein map7d3 isoform X3 translates to MAEATVSLKDLRSQMAAAAQAQAEERRSLAVSPAPPANAAAKAQGCRPVLDGGTLRVDDRLRVAKERREEADRQQALRESQIMERERKAKMQVERQQEERHKKATEQRRKEEQKRLAVEEKRKQKQEEEKEHYEAVMRRTLERSQRADQRQKRWSWGGLSTDSDGRTDKRSTSTANLKQPAEASISKRLSSSSATLVKSPDKSLKSRSSSCNRLPRKDSAAKEEGKKLQADPTGASMKKRSASLTRVSVGRAQTPAKAAKGTADNQARKQATCTVDGGGVISRLLTPTQASLARSKSAAALSPEGTDAAECHLCPRSASATPLHPPRGPLRSRSIDRQKNGMTTSVSADGALDPSLNKQEKTFTSSGRQRPPSPSIPMGRTRSPSPAPKPSPKRTPSPAASKQNSKARPPSPATKHPSSPQPTSAKPPPIQKPALTPPGPPTLRKRDSRSKDMLLPLQPGVPQATDSSKSKEKDDSKTGTNSAAEAAKLLAEHRRQMREQKEKDEQLRIQREEEEKLRKEEEQCLAEEARLKRQEEEKQLAEERKLKEEEEAQRAEEERERLEAEEAVKQAELQKEREEAEAKALEEAERVRQERERIMQQNQQERMERKKRIEEIMKRTRKGDGNDFKRDDDKDQEDNEDGMDMMSFDAKSEEGPMGDVAMEMHNCGDGVPQREEPLGCLNGRGETDDKENNNAPDDTQAVSPVSKSRLLEGSEFQNEQDSAKVDLVSGLGGKSNPWSFEDLMDRNSKTHALIEAEDCNPVLINCDGSDGTKGSPVNSLHSSSQAMEALSEI, encoded by the exons ATGGCGGAGGCCACAGTGAGTCTTAAAGACTTGCGGAGCCAAATGG CTGCAGCTGCGCAGGCCCAAGCCGAGGAGCGGCGCAGCCTGGCCGTGAGTCCAGCACCTCCAGCAAACGCAGCAGCCAAAGCTCAGGGCTGTCGGCCAG tcctCGACGGCGGCACACTTCGAGTAGACGATCGACTGCGGGTAGCAAAAGAGAGACGAGAGGAGGCAGACAGGCAACAAG CTTTGCGTGAGTCTCAGATCATGGAGCGCGAGCGCAAAGCTAAGATGCAAGTGGAGCGCCAGCAGGAGGAACGTCACAAGAAAGCGACGGAGCAGCGAAGGAAAGAGGAGCAGAAGCGTCTGGCTGTGGAGGAGAAGAGGAAGCAGaaacaggaggaggagaag GAGCATTACGAGGCAGTGATGAGACGAACGTTAGAGCGAAGCCAGCGGGCCGACCAGAGACAGAAGAGATGGTCCTGGGGAGGATTGTCAACGGACTCAGATGGGCGAACAG ACAAGCGCTCCACATCCACCGCCAACCTCAAACAGCCGGCGGAGGCTAGCATCAGCAAACGCCTATCCTCGTCCTCCGCCACCCTCGTCAAATCTCCTGACAAAA GTTTAAAATCCAGGAGTTCGTCTTGTAACCGTTTACCTCGGAAAGACAGTGCCGCTAAGGAGGAAGGCAAAAAGCTGCAGGCAGACCCGACAG GTGCGTCCATGAAGAAGAGGAGTGCGTCCCTCACACGAGTAAGTGTGGGCAGAGCACAGACTCCTGCCAAGGCTGCTAAGGGGACAGCAGACAATCAAG CTCGCAAGCAAGCGACTTGCACTGTGGACGGAGGAGGGGTCATTAGTCGCCTGCTCACTCCCACCCAGGCCTCACTAGCTAGGAGCAAGAGTGCTGCCGCCCTTTCCCCTGAAGGAACAGATGCTGCAG AGTGTCACCTGTGTCCTCGCTCAGCATCTGCCACGCCCCTACACCCGCCACGCGGGCCATTGCGCAGTCGCAGCATCGACCGGCAGAAAAACGGCATGACCACCTCCGTGTCTGCAGACGGCGCCCTCGACCCCTCGCTG AACAAGCAGGAAAAAACGTTTACCTCGTCCGGGCGGCAACGCCCGCCCTCTCCATCCATCCCCATGGGACGTACCCGCTCGCCATCCCCCGCCCCAAAACCGTCTCCAAAGAGGACTCCTTCTCCAGCAGCATCAAA GCAGAATTCAAAGGCTCGTCCACCCTCACCTGCAACAAAACATCCCTCATCCCCTCAGCCGACGTCAGCGAAACCCCCTCCCATCCAGAAACCAGCCCTCACCCCACCAGGGCCCCCTACCTTGCGAAAGAGGGACTCCCGTTCCAAGGACATGTTGTTACCTCTACAACCTGGCGTGCCACAGGCGACTGACTCCAGCAAGTCCAAGGAGAAAGACG ATTCTAAGACGGGAACCAATTCTGCTGCCGAGGCAGCCAAGCTGTTGGCGGAGCACCGCAGACAGATGCGTGAGCAGAAGGAGAAAGACGAACAACTCAGGATACAGcgggaagaagaggaaaa GCTCAGGAAAGAGGAGGAGCAGTGTCTGGCAGAGGAGGCTCGCCTGAAGCGCCAAGAGGAGGAGAAGCAGCTGGCGGAGGAGAGAAAGttgaaggaagaggaggaggcgcaAAGAGCGGAGGAAGAGCGGGAGAGACTGGAAGCCGAGGAGGCCGTGAAGCAGGCGGAGCTGCAGAAGGAGCGGGAGGAGGCGGAGGCCAAAGCCCTGGAGGAGGCCGAGAGGGTCCGCCAGGAGCGCGAGCGCATCATGCAGCAGAACCAGCAAGAGCGGATGGAAAGGAAGAAG AGAATTGAAGAAATAATGAAGAGAACTAGGAAAGGAGATGGAAATGACTTCAAG AGAGACGATGACAAGGACCAGGAAGACAATGAAGATGGAATGGACATGATGAGCTTTGATGCAAAGA GTGAAGAAGGTCCGATGGGGGACGTTGCCATGGAGATGCACAACTGTGGCGATGGAGTGCCACAGAGAGAAGAACCGCTGGGCTGCCTGAACGGACGAGGAGAAACGGACGACAAGGAGAACAACAACGCCCCGGACGACACTCAAGCAGTCAG TCCGGTTTCAAAGAGCCGTCTGTTGGAGGGCTCGGAGTTCCAGAACGAGCAGGACTCGGCCAAAGTGGACCTGGTGTCGGGCCTGGGCGGCAAGTCCAACCCGTGGAGCTTTGAGGATCTCATGGACCGCAACTCCAAGACTCACGCCCTCATCGAGGCCGAGGACTGCAACCCGGTCCTGATCAACTGTGACGGGTCGGACGGCACCAAAGGAAGCCCCGTGAACTCCCTGCATTCCTCCAGTCAAGCCATGGAGGCTCTTTCGG AGATCTGA